One Pullulanibacillus sp. KACC 23026 DNA segment encodes these proteins:
- a CDS encoding glycine C-acetyltransferase, whose protein sequence is MGSRKLDQFLEDNLQDLKSKGLYNEIEPLESANGPMIQIKGQSLVNLSSNNYLGLATDSRLKKAAKDAIEKYGVGAGAVRTINGTLDIHLKLEEKLATFKHTEAAIAYQSGFNCNMAAISAVMDQNDAILSDELNHASIIDGCRLSKAKVIRFNHSDMEDLDKKAKEAVESGQYNKVMVITDGVFSMDGDVAKLPEIVEIAKRYDLITYVDDAHGSGVMGKGSGTVSHFGLSDQVDFQIGTLSKAIGVVGGYVAGKQILIDWLKVRSRPFLFSTALTPADVAACMESIDLLLESTSLNEKLWENGSYLKDGLKKLGFNIGVSETPITPCIIGDEVKTQAFSKRLYEEGVYAKSIVFPTVPRGTGRVRNMPTAAHTKEMLDQALSVYEKVGKELGVI, encoded by the coding sequence ATGGGAAGTCGAAAGTTGGATCAATTTCTTGAAGATAATTTGCAGGATTTAAAATCAAAAGGGCTTTACAATGAAATCGAGCCGCTTGAGAGTGCAAATGGGCCAATGATTCAAATTAAAGGTCAGTCCTTGGTGAATTTATCTTCTAATAATTATTTAGGTCTTGCAACCGATTCGCGCTTAAAAAAGGCGGCGAAGGATGCCATTGAAAAATACGGTGTAGGGGCCGGAGCCGTTCGGACGATTAATGGGACGCTTGATATCCATCTTAAGCTTGAAGAGAAGTTGGCTACGTTTAAACATACGGAGGCAGCGATCGCTTATCAATCCGGTTTTAATTGTAATATGGCGGCTATTTCAGCGGTTATGGACCAGAACGATGCGATTTTGTCTGATGAGCTTAACCATGCTTCGATTATTGATGGCTGCCGCTTATCAAAAGCAAAAGTGATTCGATTTAATCACTCTGACATGGAAGATTTAGATAAAAAAGCAAAGGAAGCAGTAGAGTCGGGCCAATACAATAAAGTCATGGTGATAACGGATGGCGTTTTTTCAATGGATGGGGATGTGGCAAAGCTTCCTGAAATCGTTGAAATTGCCAAAAGGTATGACTTGATTACTTATGTGGACGATGCTCATGGTTCAGGTGTCATGGGAAAAGGCTCGGGAACAGTCAGCCATTTTGGTCTTTCTGATCAAGTCGATTTTCAAATTGGAACCTTGTCTAAGGCCATTGGGGTTGTTGGCGGTTATGTGGCCGGAAAACAAATTCTTATTGATTGGTTGAAAGTAAGAAGCCGTCCATTCTTATTCTCCACCGCTCTGACACCAGCTGATGTAGCGGCTTGCATGGAATCGATTGACCTTTTGCTTGAAAGTACGTCGCTTAATGAAAAACTTTGGGAAAATGGAAGCTATTTAAAGGATGGACTCAAAAAGCTAGGTTTTAATATAGGAGTGAGTGAAACCCCGATAACACCATGTATCATTGGTGATGAGGTGAAAACACAGGCTTTTAGTAAGCGTCTGTATGAAGAGGGCGTGTACGCCAAATCCATTGTTTTCCCAACTGTACCTCGTGGGACTGGCCGGGTCAGAAACATGCCGACAGCAGCCCATACGAAAGAAATGCTGGATCAAGCCTTATCCGTTTATGAAAAAGTTGGGAAAGAACTTGGTGTCATTTAA
- a CDS encoding aldo/keto reductase codes for MKKRQLGSTDLHISELSFGTWAIGGSWGHTNDAEALRGLEKAMEAGVNFFDTADVYGDGHSEELLAKATKGKEDSIYIATKFCRAGDIHDPATYSKESVTRYVEGSLKRLQRDQLDLIQIHCPPFEILKNGDVFNVLDDLKQEGKIRYYGVSVETVEEGLFCLEQPNVSSLQVIFNLLRQKPLGELFPAALEKKVGILARVPLASGLLTGKFTKEATFEADDHRSFNKNGEAFNVGETFGGLEFAKGVELSQQLQWIAEGRGNMTRAALRWILDQEAVTSVIPGFKTVAQVEDNLKATEVPSFTEEEQARLAEFYRDQVHAHIRGVY; via the coding sequence TTGAAAAAAAGACAGCTTGGATCAACCGATTTACATATTAGTGAACTCAGTTTTGGAACTTGGGCCATTGGCGGCAGCTGGGGCCATACAAATGATGCGGAAGCCTTGAGAGGCCTTGAGAAGGCAATGGAGGCCGGAGTTAACTTTTTCGATACGGCTGATGTTTATGGTGACGGCCACAGTGAAGAGCTCCTTGCAAAAGCTACAAAAGGCAAAGAGGACTCCATCTATATTGCGACGAAGTTTTGCCGAGCCGGTGATATCCATGATCCTGCCACTTATTCAAAAGAATCAGTTACGCGTTATGTAGAGGGAAGCCTGAAGCGTCTCCAGCGTGATCAGTTGGACTTGATTCAAATTCACTGTCCGCCATTTGAGATTCTAAAAAATGGGGACGTTTTCAATGTCTTAGATGATCTAAAACAAGAAGGTAAGATCCGCTATTATGGTGTAAGTGTTGAAACGGTAGAAGAAGGGTTATTTTGCCTTGAACAGCCAAATGTCAGCAGCCTGCAGGTCATTTTTAACTTGTTAAGGCAAAAACCGCTTGGTGAGCTGTTTCCTGCAGCCCTTGAGAAAAAAGTGGGCATTCTGGCACGTGTTCCGCTTGCCAGCGGCCTGCTCACAGGAAAGTTTACGAAAGAAGCTACTTTTGAAGCGGATGATCACCGTTCGTTTAATAAAAATGGTGAGGCCTTTAACGTTGGGGAAACATTTGGCGGGCTTGAGTTCGCTAAGGGTGTTGAATTAAGCCAACAGCTTCAATGGATTGCAGAGGGAAGAGGGAACATGACGCGTGCGGCTCTTCGCTGGATTTTGGACCAAGAAGCGGTCACAAGTGTCATTCCTGGCTTTAAAACAGTGGCTCAAGTAGAGGATAACTTAAAGGCAACTGAAGTACCGTCCTTTACAGAAGAAGAACAAGCCCGACTTGCTGAATTTTACCGCGATCAAGTCCATGCACATATTAGAGGGGTTTATTAA
- a CDS encoding L-threonine 3-dehydrogenase yields the protein MDKILVTGALGQIGSELTMKLREIYGADHVLATDIRQIESDVVQSGPFEILDVTDGKRMHELAKNFKADTIIHLAALLSATAERNPLFAWNLNMGGLLNALEAAKETQSQLFVPSSIGAFGPSTPKDQTPQVTIQRPTTMYGVNKVAGELLCDYYFCKYGVDARGLRFPGLISYVTPPGGGTTDYAVDIYYQAVKTRSYTSFIDKGTFMDMMYMPDALQAVVQLMEADSDALHHRNAYNVTAMSVDPEMIGAAIRTLLPDFKLDYKVDPIRQAIAESWPNSIDATAAAEEWGFTPIYTLEKMTQDMLQKLKQKVGSK from the coding sequence GTGGATAAAATACTTGTTACAGGAGCTCTTGGTCAGATTGGTTCAGAACTCACTATGAAGCTAAGGGAGATCTATGGGGCGGATCACGTGTTAGCAACCGATATTCGTCAAATTGAATCGGATGTCGTGCAATCAGGCCCGTTTGAAATTCTAGATGTTACTGATGGGAAGAGAATGCATGAACTTGCCAAGAATTTTAAGGCGGACACAATCATTCACCTGGCCGCTCTTCTCTCAGCAACGGCTGAACGGAATCCGCTTTTTGCCTGGAATTTAAATATGGGCGGTCTGCTTAATGCGTTAGAGGCAGCCAAAGAAACGCAAAGTCAACTTTTTGTCCCGAGTTCAATCGGGGCGTTCGGGCCGTCTACACCGAAAGATCAGACGCCACAGGTGACGATTCAGCGTCCTACCACCATGTATGGAGTCAATAAAGTGGCAGGAGAACTGCTCTGTGATTATTACTTTTGTAAATATGGCGTAGATGCAAGAGGTCTTCGCTTCCCTGGATTAATTTCCTATGTGACACCACCAGGCGGCGGGACTACGGATTATGCGGTTGATATTTATTATCAAGCGGTTAAAACTCGCAGCTATACATCCTTCATAGATAAGGGAACATTTATGGATATGATGTATATGCCGGATGCGCTGCAGGCTGTAGTCCAATTGATGGAGGCAGATTCCGATGCACTTCATCATCGAAATGCCTATAATGTGACCGCTATGAGTGTCGACCCGGAAATGATCGGTGCGGCAATTAGAACGCTTTTACCTGATTTTAAATTGGATTACAAGGTTGATCCGATCAGGCAAGCCATCGCTGAAAGCTGGCCGAATTCAATCGATGCAACGGCGGCCGCTGAAGAATGGGGCTTTACACCTATTTATACGCTTGAGAAGATGACACAAGATATGCTGCAAAAACTCAAACAAAAAGTCGGCTCTAAGTAG
- a CDS encoding DEAD/DEAH box helicase, translated as MTFDKLGVSQALIEKLKEQGIAQPTPIQEEAIPLLLSGRDVIGRAETGSGKTMAFVLPILQRIQPEQHQIQALIVTPTRELAIQITAEIKKLNPDPGAIQLLAAYGGQDVEKQLHKLEKGVHIVVGTPGRLLDHVRRGTIKLGGLRMLVLDEADQMLHFGFLKEVESLIRLTPNSRQTMLFSATMPDQVRQLSKQFMRNAKDIRIKATDELKPDIKQIAIETTDRTKFDKLCKIIDQFRPYLALVFCRTKRRASHLNESLLGKGYLSDELHGDLSQAKRERVMKRFRDAEIQILVATDVAARGLDVQGVTHVINYDLPADKDSYIHRIGRTGRAGESGLAITFVGPREHDEFRRLYKAVNGQITWKDIDGGTRPAPTVNGHDAPMKSDRRERTPKRASGTQGRESRERTSRMGEGRSASTSKGRRGSGRPGQERTPVNREERSGRPERNDNRRPSQKPASRSRNSRRSSR; from the coding sequence CAGGTTCGGGAAAAACAATGGCATTTGTTCTGCCTATTTTACAGCGGATTCAGCCTGAACAGCATCAGATTCAAGCGCTCATAGTGACACCCACCCGAGAGCTTGCGATTCAAATTACAGCAGAAATTAAGAAGTTAAATCCTGATCCAGGAGCCATACAGTTGCTTGCGGCATATGGCGGGCAAGATGTTGAAAAACAGCTTCATAAGCTGGAAAAAGGCGTACATATTGTGGTCGGGACGCCGGGACGCTTGCTTGATCATGTGAGAAGGGGCACGATCAAATTAGGTGGACTGCGAATGCTCGTTCTCGATGAGGCGGATCAAATGCTTCATTTTGGATTTTTAAAAGAAGTCGAGTCTCTCATACGATTGACGCCAAACAGTCGGCAAACGATGCTGTTTTCAGCGACAATGCCCGATCAAGTGCGTCAATTGTCTAAACAATTTATGCGGAATGCAAAGGACATCCGGATAAAAGCAACGGATGAATTAAAACCTGATATCAAGCAAATCGCCATTGAGACGACAGATCGTACTAAGTTTGACAAGCTTTGTAAAATTATTGATCAATTTCGTCCTTATTTGGCGCTTGTATTTTGTCGAACTAAGCGACGGGCGAGCCATCTTAACGAGTCGTTACTAGGAAAAGGCTATTTGTCTGATGAGCTTCACGGTGACCTGTCACAGGCTAAGCGCGAACGTGTCATGAAGCGATTCCGCGATGCGGAGATTCAAATTCTTGTAGCAACGGATGTGGCCGCTAGGGGTCTAGATGTCCAAGGGGTGACACATGTTATCAATTACGATCTTCCGGCGGACAAAGACAGCTACATTCATCGCATCGGCCGAACAGGGCGCGCAGGTGAATCTGGACTTGCGATTACGTTTGTTGGACCACGTGAGCATGATGAATTTCGGCGACTATATAAAGCAGTCAATGGTCAAATCACTTGGAAGGATATAGATGGAGGGACGCGACCGGCTCCGACTGTTAATGGCCATGACGCCCCGATGAAGTCTGATCGTCGCGAGCGGACGCCAAAGCGAGCTTCCGGAACACAGGGAAGGGAATCGCGAGAACGCACCAGCCGCATGGGTGAAGGGCGTTCTGCCTCTACCTCTAAGGGAAGAAGAGGAAGCGGAAGACCCGGTCAAGAACGTACCCCTGTTAATCGCGAGGAACGTTCGGGGCGACCTGAGCGCAACGATAATCGGCGCCCTTCTCAAAAGCCGGCATCACGTTCAAGAAATTCAAGGCGATCTTCAAGATAA